A genomic segment from Nicotiana sylvestris chromosome 1, ASM39365v2, whole genome shotgun sequence encodes:
- the LOC104239700 gene encoding protein SOSEKI 1 isoform X1, with the protein MKHHISSSSIHAQKLLFSGTTIEREIRLMEAQTQGGAEVRRLHIIYFLSRKGRIEHPHLIRVHHFSRNGIRLRDVKRWLGELRGKDMPESFAWSYKRKYKTGYVWQDLLDEDLITPISDNEYVLKGSEVSKDVSCGEKGVLATMQKDQTNQEDHIQDPFMDSSKKTPSEIEEESQNIASETSTLTTDSPKLQEEEEKDSENKTKPEKVNNFENNSSSFSSSSSSFGSKKTKKKTEDHVKENGEKITTTPSSEKPSKNPSFDKSRSYSNGASSIFRNLITCGAVDTNDSGIIPIRKNRPSFSSSGEKAVSFSSEICKAEKVGGSQRIFGTAWNQQHQHTNGRKSCDGVYSSSKNKNEFGSRRSVSANYKPVNGPNCSQCGKPFKPEKLHTHMKSCKGMKALAKGANSVTSATEKTSKDASKVDSVSGTYLTH; encoded by the exons ATGAAACATCATATATCCTCAAGTTCAATTCATGCTCAGAAGCTCTTGTTTTCTGGAACTACAATTGAAAGAGAAAT AAGATTAATGGAAGCACAAACTCAAGGAGGTGCAGAAGTTAGAAGACTTCACATCATATATTTTCTCAGTAGAAAAGGTCGTATTGAACATCCTCATCTTATCAGAGTTCATCATTTTTCTAGAAATGGCATTCGTCTCCGAG ATGTTAAGAGATGGTTGGGAGAATTGCGAGGAAAAGACATGCCTGAATCTTTTGCTTGGTCATACAAGAG GAAATACAAGACAGGATATGTATGGCAAGACTTGTTGGATGAAGATCTCATTACTCCTATCTCCGACAATGAATATGTCCTTAAAGGATCCGAAGTTTCTAAAG ATGTTTCATGTGGTGAAAAAGGAGTACTAGCAACCATGCAAAAGGATCAAACCAATCAAGAAGATCATATTCAAGATCCATTCATGGATTCATCAAAGAAAACCCCATCAGAGattgaagaagaatctcaaaaTATTGCTTCTGAAACTTCCACACTCACCACAGATTCACCAAAActccaagaagaagaagaaaaagattcaGAAAACAAAACGAAACCAGAAAAAGTTAACAACTTTGAGAacaattcttcttctttttcttcctcttcttcttcatttgGCTCAAAGAAAACCAAGAAGAAAACAGAAGATCATGTTAAAGAAAATGGAGAAAAGATTACTACTACTCCTAGTTCAGAAAAGCCATCAAAAAATCCAAGTTTTGATAAGAGTAGAAGCTATTCAAATGGAGCTTCAAGTATTTTCAGGAATTTGATCACTTGCGGAGCTGTGGATACTAATGATTCTGGAATTATTCCAATCCGAAAAAATAGGCCTTCATTTAGTAGTTCTGGTGAAAAAGCAGTGAGCTTTTCATCTGAGATTTGTAAAGCTGAGAAAGTTGGAGGATCTCAAAGGATTTTTGGCACTGCTTGGAATCAACAGCATCAACATACTAATGGAAG GAAAAGTTGTGATGGGGTATACAGTTCGTCAAAGAACAAAAATGAATTTGGTAGTCGTAGATCAGTTTCTGCTAATTACAAGCCAGTCAATGGACCCAACTGCTC GCAATGTGGAAAGCCATTCAAGCCAGAGAAACTTCATACCCACATGAAATCCTGCAAAGGCATGAAAGCTCTGGCAAAGGGTGCTAATTCTGTTACCTCTGCTACTGAGAAGACTTCCAAAGATGCATCAAAAGTGGATTCTGTTTCTGGAACCTATTTGACTCATTAA
- the LOC104239700 gene encoding protein SOSEKI 1 isoform X2: MVKSCNTLTPQHTLNRRLMEAQTQGGAEVRRLHIIYFLSRKGRIEHPHLIRVHHFSRNGIRLRDVKRWLGELRGKDMPESFAWSYKRKYKTGYVWQDLLDEDLITPISDNEYVLKGSEVSKDVSCGEKGVLATMQKDQTNQEDHIQDPFMDSSKKTPSEIEEESQNIASETSTLTTDSPKLQEEEEKDSENKTKPEKVNNFENNSSSFSSSSSSFGSKKTKKKTEDHVKENGEKITTTPSSEKPSKNPSFDKSRSYSNGASSIFRNLITCGAVDTNDSGIIPIRKNRPSFSSSGEKAVSFSSEICKAEKVGGSQRIFGTAWNQQHQHTNGRKSCDGVYSSSKNKNEFGSRRSVSANYKPVNGPNCSQCGKPFKPEKLHTHMKSCKGMKALAKGANSVTSATEKTSKDASKVDSVSGTYLTH; this comes from the exons ATGGTCAAAAGCTGCAACACCCTCACCCCTCAACACACCCTCAA CAGAAGATTAATGGAAGCACAAACTCAAGGAGGTGCAGAAGTTAGAAGACTTCACATCATATATTTTCTCAGTAGAAAAGGTCGTATTGAACATCCTCATCTTATCAGAGTTCATCATTTTTCTAGAAATGGCATTCGTCTCCGAG ATGTTAAGAGATGGTTGGGAGAATTGCGAGGAAAAGACATGCCTGAATCTTTTGCTTGGTCATACAAGAG GAAATACAAGACAGGATATGTATGGCAAGACTTGTTGGATGAAGATCTCATTACTCCTATCTCCGACAATGAATATGTCCTTAAAGGATCCGAAGTTTCTAAAG ATGTTTCATGTGGTGAAAAAGGAGTACTAGCAACCATGCAAAAGGATCAAACCAATCAAGAAGATCATATTCAAGATCCATTCATGGATTCATCAAAGAAAACCCCATCAGAGattgaagaagaatctcaaaaTATTGCTTCTGAAACTTCCACACTCACCACAGATTCACCAAAActccaagaagaagaagaaaaagattcaGAAAACAAAACGAAACCAGAAAAAGTTAACAACTTTGAGAacaattcttcttctttttcttcctcttcttcttcatttgGCTCAAAGAAAACCAAGAAGAAAACAGAAGATCATGTTAAAGAAAATGGAGAAAAGATTACTACTACTCCTAGTTCAGAAAAGCCATCAAAAAATCCAAGTTTTGATAAGAGTAGAAGCTATTCAAATGGAGCTTCAAGTATTTTCAGGAATTTGATCACTTGCGGAGCTGTGGATACTAATGATTCTGGAATTATTCCAATCCGAAAAAATAGGCCTTCATTTAGTAGTTCTGGTGAAAAAGCAGTGAGCTTTTCATCTGAGATTTGTAAAGCTGAGAAAGTTGGAGGATCTCAAAGGATTTTTGGCACTGCTTGGAATCAACAGCATCAACATACTAATGGAAG GAAAAGTTGTGATGGGGTATACAGTTCGTCAAAGAACAAAAATGAATTTGGTAGTCGTAGATCAGTTTCTGCTAATTACAAGCCAGTCAATGGACCCAACTGCTC GCAATGTGGAAAGCCATTCAAGCCAGAGAAACTTCATACCCACATGAAATCCTGCAAAGGCATGAAAGCTCTGGCAAAGGGTGCTAATTCTGTTACCTCTGCTACTGAGAAGACTTCCAAAGATGCATCAAAAGTGGATTCTGTTTCTGGAACCTATTTGACTCATTAA
- the LOC104239700 gene encoding protein SOSEKI 1 isoform X3: MVKSCNTLTPQHTLKRLMEAQTQGGAEVRRLHIIYFLSRKGRIEHPHLIRVHHFSRNGIRLRDVKRWLGELRGKDMPESFAWSYKRKYKTGYVWQDLLDEDLITPISDNEYVLKGSEVSKDVSCGEKGVLATMQKDQTNQEDHIQDPFMDSSKKTPSEIEEESQNIASETSTLTTDSPKLQEEEEKDSENKTKPEKVNNFENNSSSFSSSSSSFGSKKTKKKTEDHVKENGEKITTTPSSEKPSKNPSFDKSRSYSNGASSIFRNLITCGAVDTNDSGIIPIRKNRPSFSSSGEKAVSFSSEICKAEKVGGSQRIFGTAWNQQHQHTNGRKSCDGVYSSSKNKNEFGSRRSVSANYKPVNGPNCSQCGKPFKPEKLHTHMKSCKGMKALAKGANSVTSATEKTSKDASKVDSVSGTYLTH, encoded by the exons ATGGTCAAAAGCTGCAACACCCTCACCCCTCAACACACCCTCAA AAGATTAATGGAAGCACAAACTCAAGGAGGTGCAGAAGTTAGAAGACTTCACATCATATATTTTCTCAGTAGAAAAGGTCGTATTGAACATCCTCATCTTATCAGAGTTCATCATTTTTCTAGAAATGGCATTCGTCTCCGAG ATGTTAAGAGATGGTTGGGAGAATTGCGAGGAAAAGACATGCCTGAATCTTTTGCTTGGTCATACAAGAG GAAATACAAGACAGGATATGTATGGCAAGACTTGTTGGATGAAGATCTCATTACTCCTATCTCCGACAATGAATATGTCCTTAAAGGATCCGAAGTTTCTAAAG ATGTTTCATGTGGTGAAAAAGGAGTACTAGCAACCATGCAAAAGGATCAAACCAATCAAGAAGATCATATTCAAGATCCATTCATGGATTCATCAAAGAAAACCCCATCAGAGattgaagaagaatctcaaaaTATTGCTTCTGAAACTTCCACACTCACCACAGATTCACCAAAActccaagaagaagaagaaaaagattcaGAAAACAAAACGAAACCAGAAAAAGTTAACAACTTTGAGAacaattcttcttctttttcttcctcttcttcttcatttgGCTCAAAGAAAACCAAGAAGAAAACAGAAGATCATGTTAAAGAAAATGGAGAAAAGATTACTACTACTCCTAGTTCAGAAAAGCCATCAAAAAATCCAAGTTTTGATAAGAGTAGAAGCTATTCAAATGGAGCTTCAAGTATTTTCAGGAATTTGATCACTTGCGGAGCTGTGGATACTAATGATTCTGGAATTATTCCAATCCGAAAAAATAGGCCTTCATTTAGTAGTTCTGGTGAAAAAGCAGTGAGCTTTTCATCTGAGATTTGTAAAGCTGAGAAAGTTGGAGGATCTCAAAGGATTTTTGGCACTGCTTGGAATCAACAGCATCAACATACTAATGGAAG GAAAAGTTGTGATGGGGTATACAGTTCGTCAAAGAACAAAAATGAATTTGGTAGTCGTAGATCAGTTTCTGCTAATTACAAGCCAGTCAATGGACCCAACTGCTC GCAATGTGGAAAGCCATTCAAGCCAGAGAAACTTCATACCCACATGAAATCCTGCAAAGGCATGAAAGCTCTGGCAAAGGGTGCTAATTCTGTTACCTCTGCTACTGAGAAGACTTCCAAAGATGCATCAAAAGTGGATTCTGTTTCTGGAACCTATTTGACTCATTAA
- the LOC104239700 gene encoding protein SOSEKI 1 isoform X4 → MEAQTQGGAEVRRLHIIYFLSRKGRIEHPHLIRVHHFSRNGIRLRDVKRWLGELRGKDMPESFAWSYKRKYKTGYVWQDLLDEDLITPISDNEYVLKGSEVSKDVSCGEKGVLATMQKDQTNQEDHIQDPFMDSSKKTPSEIEEESQNIASETSTLTTDSPKLQEEEEKDSENKTKPEKVNNFENNSSSFSSSSSSFGSKKTKKKTEDHVKENGEKITTTPSSEKPSKNPSFDKSRSYSNGASSIFRNLITCGAVDTNDSGIIPIRKNRPSFSSSGEKAVSFSSEICKAEKVGGSQRIFGTAWNQQHQHTNGRKSCDGVYSSSKNKNEFGSRRSVSANYKPVNGPNCSQCGKPFKPEKLHTHMKSCKGMKALAKGANSVTSATEKTSKDASKVDSVSGTYLTH, encoded by the exons ATGGAAGCACAAACTCAAGGAGGTGCAGAAGTTAGAAGACTTCACATCATATATTTTCTCAGTAGAAAAGGTCGTATTGAACATCCTCATCTTATCAGAGTTCATCATTTTTCTAGAAATGGCATTCGTCTCCGAG ATGTTAAGAGATGGTTGGGAGAATTGCGAGGAAAAGACATGCCTGAATCTTTTGCTTGGTCATACAAGAG GAAATACAAGACAGGATATGTATGGCAAGACTTGTTGGATGAAGATCTCATTACTCCTATCTCCGACAATGAATATGTCCTTAAAGGATCCGAAGTTTCTAAAG ATGTTTCATGTGGTGAAAAAGGAGTACTAGCAACCATGCAAAAGGATCAAACCAATCAAGAAGATCATATTCAAGATCCATTCATGGATTCATCAAAGAAAACCCCATCAGAGattgaagaagaatctcaaaaTATTGCTTCTGAAACTTCCACACTCACCACAGATTCACCAAAActccaagaagaagaagaaaaagattcaGAAAACAAAACGAAACCAGAAAAAGTTAACAACTTTGAGAacaattcttcttctttttcttcctcttcttcttcatttgGCTCAAAGAAAACCAAGAAGAAAACAGAAGATCATGTTAAAGAAAATGGAGAAAAGATTACTACTACTCCTAGTTCAGAAAAGCCATCAAAAAATCCAAGTTTTGATAAGAGTAGAAGCTATTCAAATGGAGCTTCAAGTATTTTCAGGAATTTGATCACTTGCGGAGCTGTGGATACTAATGATTCTGGAATTATTCCAATCCGAAAAAATAGGCCTTCATTTAGTAGTTCTGGTGAAAAAGCAGTGAGCTTTTCATCTGAGATTTGTAAAGCTGAGAAAGTTGGAGGATCTCAAAGGATTTTTGGCACTGCTTGGAATCAACAGCATCAACATACTAATGGAAG GAAAAGTTGTGATGGGGTATACAGTTCGTCAAAGAACAAAAATGAATTTGGTAGTCGTAGATCAGTTTCTGCTAATTACAAGCCAGTCAATGGACCCAACTGCTC GCAATGTGGAAAGCCATTCAAGCCAGAGAAACTTCATACCCACATGAAATCCTGCAAAGGCATGAAAGCTCTGGCAAAGGGTGCTAATTCTGTTACCTCTGCTACTGAGAAGACTTCCAAAGATGCATCAAAAGTGGATTCTGTTTCTGGAACCTATTTGACTCATTAA
- the LOC104239699 gene encoding uncharacterized protein isoform X1: MASLTPGILLKLLQHLDDKQTKVAGEHRSALLQVISIVPSLDDDPWKSRGFYLRVSDSQHSAYVSVSEDDVELILSDKIQLGQFIHVTRLDSGSPVPVLRGIKPVPKRRPCVGDPKDLISSDFLTARNRPDPKRGKKNAEVKRVEAKTKVNRVVVSEDRDTKSRRQSIGNGKMEGLEMRRLSLDSVRKGWDRSPGEKNGAGATPRSNSKSGFSGSDSLPYVKKPSFDKVSTPRHSTASISPLTNKNIIVSPRSVTKPTRKDLDLLQDETLPCNLTKVALSFKNWSDSRISWSSLPSTVRDLGKEVTSYRNVVFLSAMHALEETAAAEGVIQCMSMFAELCESWKKVPAGQLVEQYLNLHENMQKAAAVVKSLVMRRTPEAKGSDKFCLQNPFPEVCHNFTNKNAASWIQAAIDSELSNFCLFIKEGKKGDLDNEKSHYVILENNRKNSEAENQSPKNKQSPKTNGPSGPDSGGRRSVSHSKQRLPATRRTNTEREQWSKGSGLKEAAILAEKLLASSRAWFLNFLEDSLNKGFGLNTVEGNSEIAGLLGQLKRVNQWLDDMVKLGSRVDERVEGLRKKLYRFLLDHVDSSILGGK; this comes from the exons ATGGCGTCTCTAACGCCTGGTATTTTGCTTAAACTCTTGCAACACCTCGATGATAAACAAACCAAAGTTGCTGGTGAACACCGCTCTGCTCTTCTTCAG GTTATTAGTATAGTTCCATCACTTGATGATGATCCATGGAAAAGCAGGGGATTTTATCTAAGGGTATCAGATTCTCAGCATTCAGCTTATGTTTCTGTATCAGAAGATGATGTTGAGTTGATACTGAGTGACAAGATCCAACTCGGTCAGTTCATTCACGTGACCCGGCTTGACTCCGGTTCTCCCGTTCCAGTTCTCCGTGGTATCAAGCCGGTTCCCAAGAGGCGTCCATGTGTTGGAGATCCTAAAGATTTGATCTCCAGTGATTTTTTGACTGCCCGCAACCGACCCGACCCGAAAAGGgggaagaagaatgctgaagtgAAACGGGTCGAGGCTAAAACCAAGGTTAACAGAGTGGTTGTCAGTGAGGATAGAGATACAAAATCAAGAAGGCAGTCCATTGGAAATGGGAAGATGGAGGGGTTAGAGATGAGGAGATTGAGTTTGGATTCAGTGAGAAAAGGATGGGACCGGAGCCCCGGTGAGAAAAATGGTGCTGGAGCTACACCTAGGTCCAACTCCAAAAGCGGTTTCTCGGGTTCGGATTCT CTTCCTTATGTGAAAAAGCCTTCTTTTGACAAAGTTTCAACACCAAGGCATTCAACTGCAAGTATTTCACCACTTACAAACAAGAATATTATTGTCTCGCCAAGATCAGTTACCAAGCCCACTAGAAAAGATTTAGACCTTTTACAAGATGAGACTCTTCCGTGCAATCTGACTAAGGTGGCACTCAGTTTTAAGAATTGGTCTGACTCTAGGATTTCATGGAGTTCACTTCCATCAACGGTGCGTGATCTTGGCAAG GAAGTTACAAGTTATAGGAATGTCGTGTTTCTGTCTGCTATGCATGCACTAGAAGAAACTGCTGCTGCTGAAGGTGTAATCCAGTGCATGAG TATGTTTGCAGAACTATGTGAATCATGGAAGAAAGTACCTGCTGGACAACTGGTGGAGCAATATTTGAACCTTCATGAAAACATGCAGAAAGCGGCAGCTGTTGTAAAATCATTGGTGATGAGAAGAACTCCTGAAGCAAAAGGCAGTGACAAGTTCTGTCTGCAGAATCCCTTTCCAGAAGTTTGCCATAATTTTACAAATAAGAATGCTGCCTCTTGGATTCAAGCTGCAATTGATTCCGAGCTTTCCAATTTCTGTTTGTTCATAAAGGAAGGCAAGAAGGGGGATTTAGATAATGAGAAGTCTCATTATGTCATATTAGAGAACAATCGTAAGAATAGTGAAGCAGAGAACCAGTCACCTAAAAACAAGCAAAGCCCTAAAACCAATGGGCCATCTGGTCCTGATTCCGGTGGAAGAAGATCAGTATCTCATTCGAAGCAGCGTTTACCAGCTACGAGAAGAACGAATACTGAAAGAGAACAATGGTCCAAAGGGAGTGGGCTGAAGGAGGCTGCAATTTTAGCCGAAAAGCTGCTTGCTTCGTCTCGTGCTTGGTTCTTGAACTTTTTGGAAGATTCTTTGAACAAGGGATTTGGGCTGAATACCGTGGAAGGGAATTCTGAAATTGCAGGTCTTCTTGGTCAGCTGAAAAGGGTCAATCAGTGGTTGGACGACATGGTTAAGTTAGGAAGCCGAGTAGATGAGAGGGTAGAAGGATTAAGAAAGAAGTTATATAGATTTTTGCTTGATCATGTTGACTCCTCCATTCTTGGAGGTAAGTAA
- the LOC104239699 gene encoding uncharacterized protein isoform X2, whose protein sequence is MASLTPGILLKLLQHLDDKQTKVAGEHRSALLQVISIVPSLDDDPWKSRGFYLRVSDSQHSAYVSVSEDDVELILSDKIQLGQFIHVTRLDSGSPVPVLRGIKPVPKRRPCVGDPKDLISSDFLTARNRPDPKRGKKNAEVKRVEAKTKVNRVVVSEDRDTKSRRQSIGNGKMEGLEMRRLSLDSVRKGWDRSPGEKNGAGATPRSNSKSGFSGSDSLPYVKKPSFDKVSTPRHSTASISPLTNKNIIVSPRSVTKPTRKDLDLLQDETLPCNLTKVALSFKNWSDSRISWSSLPSTEVTSYRNVVFLSAMHALEETAAAEGVIQCMSMFAELCESWKKVPAGQLVEQYLNLHENMQKAAAVVKSLVMRRTPEAKGSDKFCLQNPFPEVCHNFTNKNAASWIQAAIDSELSNFCLFIKEGKKGDLDNEKSHYVILENNRKNSEAENQSPKNKQSPKTNGPSGPDSGGRRSVSHSKQRLPATRRTNTEREQWSKGSGLKEAAILAEKLLASSRAWFLNFLEDSLNKGFGLNTVEGNSEIAGLLGQLKRVNQWLDDMVKLGSRVDERVEGLRKKLYRFLLDHVDSSILGGK, encoded by the exons ATGGCGTCTCTAACGCCTGGTATTTTGCTTAAACTCTTGCAACACCTCGATGATAAACAAACCAAAGTTGCTGGTGAACACCGCTCTGCTCTTCTTCAG GTTATTAGTATAGTTCCATCACTTGATGATGATCCATGGAAAAGCAGGGGATTTTATCTAAGGGTATCAGATTCTCAGCATTCAGCTTATGTTTCTGTATCAGAAGATGATGTTGAGTTGATACTGAGTGACAAGATCCAACTCGGTCAGTTCATTCACGTGACCCGGCTTGACTCCGGTTCTCCCGTTCCAGTTCTCCGTGGTATCAAGCCGGTTCCCAAGAGGCGTCCATGTGTTGGAGATCCTAAAGATTTGATCTCCAGTGATTTTTTGACTGCCCGCAACCGACCCGACCCGAAAAGGgggaagaagaatgctgaagtgAAACGGGTCGAGGCTAAAACCAAGGTTAACAGAGTGGTTGTCAGTGAGGATAGAGATACAAAATCAAGAAGGCAGTCCATTGGAAATGGGAAGATGGAGGGGTTAGAGATGAGGAGATTGAGTTTGGATTCAGTGAGAAAAGGATGGGACCGGAGCCCCGGTGAGAAAAATGGTGCTGGAGCTACACCTAGGTCCAACTCCAAAAGCGGTTTCTCGGGTTCGGATTCT CTTCCTTATGTGAAAAAGCCTTCTTTTGACAAAGTTTCAACACCAAGGCATTCAACTGCAAGTATTTCACCACTTACAAACAAGAATATTATTGTCTCGCCAAGATCAGTTACCAAGCCCACTAGAAAAGATTTAGACCTTTTACAAGATGAGACTCTTCCGTGCAATCTGACTAAGGTGGCACTCAGTTTTAAGAATTGGTCTGACTCTAGGATTTCATGGAGTTCACTTCCATCAACG GAAGTTACAAGTTATAGGAATGTCGTGTTTCTGTCTGCTATGCATGCACTAGAAGAAACTGCTGCTGCTGAAGGTGTAATCCAGTGCATGAG TATGTTTGCAGAACTATGTGAATCATGGAAGAAAGTACCTGCTGGACAACTGGTGGAGCAATATTTGAACCTTCATGAAAACATGCAGAAAGCGGCAGCTGTTGTAAAATCATTGGTGATGAGAAGAACTCCTGAAGCAAAAGGCAGTGACAAGTTCTGTCTGCAGAATCCCTTTCCAGAAGTTTGCCATAATTTTACAAATAAGAATGCTGCCTCTTGGATTCAAGCTGCAATTGATTCCGAGCTTTCCAATTTCTGTTTGTTCATAAAGGAAGGCAAGAAGGGGGATTTAGATAATGAGAAGTCTCATTATGTCATATTAGAGAACAATCGTAAGAATAGTGAAGCAGAGAACCAGTCACCTAAAAACAAGCAAAGCCCTAAAACCAATGGGCCATCTGGTCCTGATTCCGGTGGAAGAAGATCAGTATCTCATTCGAAGCAGCGTTTACCAGCTACGAGAAGAACGAATACTGAAAGAGAACAATGGTCCAAAGGGAGTGGGCTGAAGGAGGCTGCAATTTTAGCCGAAAAGCTGCTTGCTTCGTCTCGTGCTTGGTTCTTGAACTTTTTGGAAGATTCTTTGAACAAGGGATTTGGGCTGAATACCGTGGAAGGGAATTCTGAAATTGCAGGTCTTCTTGGTCAGCTGAAAAGGGTCAATCAGTGGTTGGACGACATGGTTAAGTTAGGAAGCCGAGTAGATGAGAGGGTAGAAGGATTAAGAAAGAAGTTATATAGATTTTTGCTTGATCATGTTGACTCCTCCATTCTTGGAGGTAAGTAA